One Carassius auratus strain Wakin unplaced genomic scaffold, ASM336829v1 scaf_tig00214550, whole genome shotgun sequence DNA window includes the following coding sequences:
- the LOC113092302 gene encoding thread biopolymer filament subunit alpha-like codes for MTESSLRVSGGAVRFGATYGGNRLFSGARGGGGVSTTLSRSLGLARGGGAGAGLTLGGSLGVGFGAGAGSGLGFGGGALALGGGLGLGAGGARAAGIRAGVAPLRARLGGRVFKIGGYGFNPSFISSTTTVDAGTAPMPRIDPTLPSLDTVQDTRMKEKEELQALNDKFASFIDKARSLEQHNAVLKAKISMFTNPEQGGPASTSILLTSAIGTYKSQIDSLTATKEAIIAEIEHYKGIIEDVQARYDEETAQTKTLEFDWTALKEEVDNLYLTIFELQTSIGGLEDQIALSKQVYDAKVKEVRNIVTGGVKSAVSISVDNAAQAQDLTSALTEVKAHYEALAQRSKQDALLSVQDSLSMMSVSSHPTSQTLTSAKEELRVYKLQIDSVQREIERLKSLNLQMESQVEEAECHSSSHTETYQDQVLILKSQLDDLRKQIAHYGQEYQELLASKMSLDVEITAYKKLLDSEENRLKSGGGVTVHMSKTVVGGGAAAGGGGGGLGLSVGGASLGGGAGLGLGGGFGLGGGLGGGLGGLGLGLGGGLGFGAGAGSSYSAGSSYMSSSLSSSALSSTVY; via the exons ATGACAGAGTCAAGCTTGCGTGTCAGTGGGGGAGCCGTCAGATTTGGAGCCACCTATGGAGGCAACCGTCTGTTCTCCGGAGCCAGGGGAGGTGGAGGCGTTAGCACCACTCTGTCCCGTTCACTCGGATTGGCGAGAGGGGGTGGAGCAGGAGCTGGTCTCACGCTGGGAGGAAGTTTGGGTGTAGGGTTTGGGGCTGGTGCAGGATCAGGACTGGGCTTCGGCGGTGGTGCTCTCGCTCTCGGTGGAGGCCTCGGCCTGGGAGCCGGTGGTGCCAGAGCAGCGGGGATCAGGGCTGGTGTGGCTCCGCTGAGAGCCCGTCTTGGGGGGCGAGTATTTAAAATCGGAGGCTATGGTTTTAACCCATCCTTCATCAGTTCTACCACTACAGTGGATGCAGGTACTGCTCCAATGCCCAGAATCGACCCAACACTCCCATCACTGGACACAGTGCAGGACACACGGATGAAAGAGAAGGAGGAGCTGCAGGCCCTTAATGATAAATTTGCATCTTTTATTGATAAG GCAAGGTCACTGGAGCAGCACAATGCAGTACTAAAAGCCAAAATTTCCATGTTTACTAATCCAGAGCAGGGTGGACCTGCCAGCACTTCCATCCTTCTGACCTCTGCCATCGGAACGTACAAATCCCAGATCGACAGCCTCACTGCTACTAAAGAGGCCATCATCGCTGAGATTGAGCACTATAAAGGCATTATTGAGGATGTTCAGGCCAG GTATGATGAGGAAACAGCTCAAACCAAAACTCTGGAGTTTGACTGGACTGCATTGAAAGAG GAAGTGGATAATCTCTACCTTACCATCTTTGAGTTGCAAACCAGCATTGGTGGTTTGGAGGATCAGATTGCTCTCTCCAAGCAGGTGTATGATGCC AAAGTGAAAGAGGTGAGAAACATTGTGACTGGTGGTGTGAAGTCGGCAGTGTCCATCTCAGTGGATAACGCAGCCCAGGCACAGGATCTGACCTCAGCGCTGACTGAAGTCAAAGCTCACTATGAAGCCCTGGCTCAACGCAGCAAGCAGGATGCCCTCCTCTCAGTCCAGGACAGT CTCTCCATGATGTCTGTATCCTCTCACCCCACTTCTCAAACACTCACCTCAGCCAAGGAAGAGCTCAGAGTTTACAAACTACAGATTGACTCTGTGCAGAGGGAGATCGAGAGGCTCAAATCTCTG AACTTGCAGATGGAGTCTCAGGTGGAGGAGGCAGAGTGTCACTCCAGCTCCCACACGGAGACGTACCAGGATCAGGTTCTTATTCTTAAGTCCCAGCTTGATGATCTCAGAAAG CAAATTGCTCATTACGGGCAAGAATACCAGGAGCTTCTCGCCAGCAAGATGTCGCTGGATGTTGAAATCACAGCCTATAAGAAACTCCTGGACAGTGAAGAGAACAG GTTGAAATCTGGAGGTGGTGTCACCGTGCACATGTCTAAGACTGTAGTCGGAGGAGGAGCAGcggctggaggaggaggaggaggtctaGGCCTTAGTGTAGGAGGTGCAAGCCTGGGAGGAGGTGCCGGTCTAGGTCTTGGAGGTGGATTTGGGCTGGGCGGAGGCCTAGGAGGTGGTCTTGGGGGTCTAGGACTGGGACTTGGTGGAGGACTGGGCTTTGGAGCAGGTGCAGGAAGTTCCTACAGCGCAGGGAGCAGTTACATGTCCTCCAGCCTGAGCAGCAGTGCCT TGTCATCCACTGTTTACTGA